The following are from one region of the bacterium genome:
- the bcrB gene encoding benzoyl-CoA reductase subunit B — MNRPEVVKSLSQVKQKEMIGRNYDRITGGTAKVSSTFVPGNLNELLMCFDIANNLPEINAIQNAMRKKSGEMIAEAERSGHSEDVCTYVKADIGMMAKGNIAPNGKPFPDPDVLLLSYTGCFTFMKWFELLREQYKCPTVMLHVPYAADGQPTRNMRDYIVKQLKEDVIPVLEKVSGVKFDIDRLREYLRKSAIAENDLVWMLESSKHRPSPVDCYFGGVYYMGPIFTAFRGTDEAIEYYRLLRGEIEERIERGLCAQSPDGDMPEENYRLVVEGPPNWTSFRDFWRMFSEAGAVVVASSYTKVGGVYDYDGFRHDPAHPLETLADYCLGVYTNRNLPTRVDMLARNIVEYEADGLLINSIKSCNSFSAGQLVMMREIEKITGKPGAFIETDLVDPRYFSAANVKNRLESYFQMIDQKRRAGGSAAASGA, encoded by the coding sequence ATGAACCGGCCGGAAGTCGTCAAGTCCCTGTCGCAGGTGAAGCAGAAGGAGATGATCGGCCGCAACTACGACCGGATCACGGGCGGGACGGCCAAGGTGTCGTCCACCTTCGTCCCGGGGAACCTGAACGAACTGCTCATGTGCTTCGACATCGCGAACAACCTCCCGGAGATCAACGCGATCCAGAACGCGATGCGCAAGAAATCCGGCGAGATGATTGCCGAGGCGGAGCGGTCGGGGCACTCCGAGGACGTCTGCACCTACGTGAAGGCGGACATCGGCATGATGGCGAAGGGGAACATCGCCCCCAACGGGAAGCCGTTCCCCGACCCGGACGTGCTGCTCCTCAGCTACACGGGGTGCTTCACCTTCATGAAGTGGTTCGAGCTGCTCCGGGAGCAGTACAAGTGCCCCACGGTGATGCTGCACGTCCCCTACGCCGCCGACGGGCAGCCGACGAGGAACATGCGCGACTACATCGTGAAGCAGCTCAAGGAGGACGTGATCCCGGTCCTCGAGAAGGTGTCCGGCGTGAAGTTCGACATCGACCGCCTGCGGGAGTACCTGCGCAAGTCGGCGATCGCCGAGAACGACCTCGTCTGGATGCTCGAGTCGTCGAAGCACAGGCCGTCGCCCGTCGACTGCTACTTCGGGGGCGTCTACTACATGGGCCCGATCTTCACCGCCTTCCGGGGGACCGACGAGGCGATCGAGTATTACCGGCTGCTCCGGGGAGAGATCGAGGAACGGATCGAGCGGGGATTGTGCGCCCAGTCGCCGGACGGCGACATGCCGGAGGAAAACTACCGCCTCGTTGTCGAAGGGCCGCCGAACTGGACCTCGTTCCGGGATTTCTGGAGGATGTTCTCCGAGGCGGGCGCGGTCGTGGTCGCCTCCTCGTACACGAAGGTCGGCGGCGTCTACGACTACGACGGGTTCCGGCACGACCCGGCCCACCCGCTGGAGACCCTCGCGGACTACTGCCTCGGGGTCTACACGAACCGGAACCTGCCCACCCGCGTCGACATGCTGGCGCGCAACATCGTGGAGTACGAAGCGGACGGGCTGCTCATCAACTCGATCAAGAGCTGCAACAGCTTCTCCGCGGGCCAGCTCGTCATGATGCGGGAGATCGAGAAGATCACCGGGAAGCCGGGGGCCTTCATCGAGACCGACCTCGTCGACCCGCGGTACTTCTCCGCGGCGAACGTGAAGAACCGTCTCGAGAGCTACTTCCAGATGATCGATCAGAAGCGCCGCGCCGGCGGCTCCGCCGCCGCGTCCGGCGCGTGA